One window of the Anoplolepis gracilipes chromosome 9, ASM4749672v1, whole genome shotgun sequence genome contains the following:
- the LOC140669283 gene encoding uncharacterized protein isoform X1, which yields MIEEATTFDMTDELFSALGLTMDTSIERQLFSPIKTNLPSDYEVSCTLLSNDFGIYDNDQLNATNPIDCYTDLTCSLQSSWNDWSTTNTPTSSGCISELSELDSELDWCLEKSWDSGLPERTPLCTAGCEGFLHLPPLPNSQQMPQYEEPLLVLGIDLRSLESELENGTNTIDYNNNQLEDDPLIPSAATAALATHDYTNRSLANAAEDRCFPCTYQGCVKVYAKASHLKAHLRRHTGEKPFACTWTGCGWRFSRSDELARHRRSHSGVKPYPCEMCSKRFARSDHLAKHRKVHRKNAYPLFHGARGLRGDKMNVLPMD from the exons atgatTGAAGAAGCTACTACGTTCGAT atgacGGATGAACTATTCTCCGCTCTGGGATTGACGATGGACACCAGCATTGAAAGACAGCTATTCTCGCCGATCAAGACAAATCTACCTAGCGATTACGAAGTATCGTGTACTCTGCTTAGCAATGATTTTGGAATATACGATAATGATCAATTGAATGCGACAAATCCAATAGATTGTTATACTGATTTAACTTGCTCTTTGCAATCATCTTGGAATGATTGGTCTACTACCAATACGCCTACATCATCAG GTTGTATAAGCGAATTGAGCGAATTGGATTCAGAGCTAGACTGGTGTCTAGAGAAAAGCTGGGACTCTGGCCTCCCAGAAAGAACACCATTGTGTACCGCAGGATGCGAAGGGTTTCTGCATTTACCACCTTTACCAAATTCACAACAGATGCCACAATACGAAGAACCGTTGCTAGTGCTCGGAATCGATTTACGATCATTGGAAAGTGAATTGGAAAACGGAACAAATACGATAG attataataataatcaattagaAGACGACCCTCTAATTCCATCAGCAGCTACTGCCGCATTAGCAACGCATGATTATACAAATCGAAGCTTAGCAAATGCAGCCGAAGATCGATGCTTTCCATGTACCTATCAAGGCTGCGTAAAA gtCTATGCCAAAGCTTCTCACTTGAAAGCTCATTTACGGCGACACACCGGTGAGAAACCGTTTGCATGTACCTGGACCGGTTGCGGATGGCGTTTCAGTCGATCGGACGAGTTGGCGAGGCATCGACGATCGCATTCGGGCGTTAAACCGTATCCCTGCGAAATGTGCTCCAAGAGATTCGCACGCAGCGATCATCTGGCCAAACATCGTAAAGTGCACCGGAAAAATGCCTATCCCCTATTTCACGGTGCTCGGGGACTACGCGGCGACAAGATGAACGTTTTACCAATGGATTAA
- the LOC140669283 gene encoding uncharacterized protein isoform X2 — MTDELFSALGLTMDTSIERQLFSPIKTNLPSDYEVSCTLLSNDFGIYDNDQLNATNPIDCYTDLTCSLQSSWNDWSTTNTPTSSGCISELSELDSELDWCLEKSWDSGLPERTPLCTAGCEGFLHLPPLPNSQQMPQYEEPLLVLGIDLRSLESELENGTNTIDYNNNQLEDDPLIPSAATAALATHDYTNRSLANAAEDRCFPCTYQGCVKVYAKASHLKAHLRRHTGEKPFACTWTGCGWRFSRSDELARHRRSHSGVKPYPCEMCSKRFARSDHLAKHRKVHRKNAYPLFHGARGLRGDKMNVLPMD, encoded by the exons atgacGGATGAACTATTCTCCGCTCTGGGATTGACGATGGACACCAGCATTGAAAGACAGCTATTCTCGCCGATCAAGACAAATCTACCTAGCGATTACGAAGTATCGTGTACTCTGCTTAGCAATGATTTTGGAATATACGATAATGATCAATTGAATGCGACAAATCCAATAGATTGTTATACTGATTTAACTTGCTCTTTGCAATCATCTTGGAATGATTGGTCTACTACCAATACGCCTACATCATCAG GTTGTATAAGCGAATTGAGCGAATTGGATTCAGAGCTAGACTGGTGTCTAGAGAAAAGCTGGGACTCTGGCCTCCCAGAAAGAACACCATTGTGTACCGCAGGATGCGAAGGGTTTCTGCATTTACCACCTTTACCAAATTCACAACAGATGCCACAATACGAAGAACCGTTGCTAGTGCTCGGAATCGATTTACGATCATTGGAAAGTGAATTGGAAAACGGAACAAATACGATAG attataataataatcaattagaAGACGACCCTCTAATTCCATCAGCAGCTACTGCCGCATTAGCAACGCATGATTATACAAATCGAAGCTTAGCAAATGCAGCCGAAGATCGATGCTTTCCATGTACCTATCAAGGCTGCGTAAAA gtCTATGCCAAAGCTTCTCACTTGAAAGCTCATTTACGGCGACACACCGGTGAGAAACCGTTTGCATGTACCTGGACCGGTTGCGGATGGCGTTTCAGTCGATCGGACGAGTTGGCGAGGCATCGACGATCGCATTCGGGCGTTAAACCGTATCCCTGCGAAATGTGCTCCAAGAGATTCGCACGCAGCGATCATCTGGCCAAACATCGTAAAGTGCACCGGAAAAATGCCTATCCCCTATTTCACGGTGCTCGGGGACTACGCGGCGACAAGATGAACGTTTTACCAATGGATTAA